In Pseudofrankia saprophytica, one genomic interval encodes:
- a CDS encoding non-ribosomal peptide synthetase, with protein sequence MTTTDASATDASATSTSTTGTQRHRIVDVLALTPLQTGLYALAQAREPGAVDPYTIQFIADIDGPLDVDRLRRATVALLDRHPNLRVSFWDRDLPHPVQIVPDRAAPAWREVVCARSELDALADRERRVPFDLAAGPAMRFALARSEPGRHRLIGTVHHIVVDGWSVPTMVRDLVAGYLADGRTDHLPRVRPYRDYVAWLGRQDPGQARSAWRDYLAGLAEPSILAPGRRGTAAALPVSVEVGLAAADTARLTAWARASGLTVNTLTQFAWAVLLGRLTDRRDVVFGATVAGRPEQLTGVEDMVGLFINTVPVRARLDTASTVRQGCADLQRRVVGMRAHGGVGLAALQRLSGHPELFDTLMVFQNAPRGSMADVVRAPDGVVFTPLRLDSLTHYPLTLVPYLADGELRVVLEHRADLLPSIDPGELGARLLQVLRALPDHADADPDTLDILLPGESAALLTSVKAAGTTGVAAGTPGAVAAGRDEAPSVADLFWRHVQDTPAALAMTWSLESEAYADLGGATVPGRLGYGELGAAAARLAHELVARGVGQEDAVVIALPRGPRFVVALLAVVLAGATSVPVEWPVPAARLATLVDRTSAALAIAAAAELAGCAVPVLNLDDPKTAASVAGRPAERPAVRVLPDQALYTIFTSGSTGEPRGVVGTHRGIAALLADHRDRVYEPAARRLGRPLRVGHAWSMSFDASWQPTLALLAGHAIHVFDADEQRDPARLVDGIRRFGLDMIETSPSMFGHLAQAGLLEATAEGERCPLAVLGLGGDAVGQDVWDRLRALPTTAVHNFYGPTETTVDAASAALAETAEPSIGYPVAGMRAYVLDARLRLVPAGVAGELYLGGDQLTRGYLGRPGHTAGRFVADPFQTGERMYRTGDVVRRAVAGRLEYLGRGDDQVKIRGYRVEPAEIEAAVRAVPGVSTAVVRAVARGAGQALVAFVVPAGGVPAPAAPTPAALRAQLADRLPAHLVPARFVLVDALPMTSNGKVDARALEALAAGGPGGVGAGDAEAAGAQPATATERALWAVATELLGAAPAGVGADLADLGLDSISTIALVSRARAGGIVLTPRLVAVSRGIRELAEAADALAARTAAGGAGGPAGPADEGLGTVPALPIARWLLELRSFRRFTQTQLLAVPPGTGTAGVETALQMLLDRHPMLRAALAPAGDALVTHPVGAVKAADVLRVVPGDAPSALGAEARATIDRVDPARGRMLAALYLPDADLLQLSVHHLAVDAVSWAIMLRALARPSEATGELTSYRRFGELARGRAGADEVAQQVPYWAAELAGADQPLGSRRTDPASDRAASLRVATFAASPETTAALVDAVSREVGLRELLLTALGWAVRRWRPALPDVVVDLESHGRHDHLVVAAGDEGVGAAGPGAADVDDVDTSATVGWFTSVFPFRVPAVPEADGTPEPDGARGSGGAEEPAADECAALWRAAEATARRLAAVPNQGFDFGLAQSLREDPRLRTAAVPPIEFNYLGRFDQQPADAGGWAAVTDRALHDLLPADPEPDLPLRYDLEVICAVGSVGGPGSPASLVTTLRANGNVLAAADLDALGGHLLDAVTLLAGSTRHW encoded by the coding sequence ATGACCACCACGGACGCGAGCGCCACCGACGCGAGCGCCACCAGCACGAGCACCACCGGGACACAGCGCCACCGGATCGTCGACGTCCTCGCGCTGACCCCGCTGCAGACCGGGCTCTACGCGCTCGCGCAGGCCCGCGAGCCGGGCGCCGTCGACCCGTACACCATCCAGTTCATCGCCGACATCGACGGCCCGCTCGACGTCGACCGGCTGCGGCGCGCCACGGTGGCACTGCTGGACCGGCACCCGAACCTGCGGGTGTCGTTCTGGGACCGCGACCTGCCGCATCCGGTGCAGATCGTGCCGGACCGCGCCGCGCCGGCCTGGCGGGAGGTCGTCTGCGCGCGCTCCGAGCTCGACGCGCTCGCCGACCGGGAGCGGCGCGTCCCGTTCGACCTCGCCGCCGGCCCCGCGATGCGGTTCGCCCTCGCCAGGAGCGAGCCTGGGCGCCACCGCCTGATCGGGACGGTGCACCACATCGTCGTCGACGGCTGGTCGGTGCCCACCATGGTGCGCGACCTGGTCGCCGGCTATCTCGCCGACGGCCGGACCGACCACCTGCCGCGGGTCCGGCCCTACCGCGACTACGTCGCCTGGTTGGGGCGCCAGGACCCGGGCCAAGCCCGGTCCGCCTGGCGCGACTACCTCGCCGGGCTGGCCGAACCGTCGATCCTCGCTCCCGGCCGCCGCGGCACGGCCGCCGCGCTGCCGGTGTCGGTCGAGGTGGGCCTTGCCGCCGCCGACACCGCGCGCCTGACCGCCTGGGCGCGCGCGAGCGGCCTCACCGTCAACACGCTCACCCAGTTCGCCTGGGCGGTGCTGCTCGGCCGGCTCACCGACCGGCGCGACGTGGTGTTCGGGGCGACCGTCGCGGGCCGTCCCGAACAGCTCACCGGCGTCGAGGACATGGTCGGCCTGTTCATCAACACGGTGCCGGTGCGGGCGCGGCTCGACACCGCCAGCACCGTCAGGCAGGGCTGCGCCGACCTGCAGCGCCGGGTGGTCGGCATGCGGGCGCACGGCGGGGTCGGGCTGGCCGCACTGCAGCGCTTGTCCGGCCACCCCGAGCTGTTCGACACGCTGATGGTGTTCCAGAACGCCCCGCGCGGGTCGATGGCGGACGTCGTGCGCGCACCGGACGGCGTGGTGTTCACGCCGCTGCGGCTGGACAGCCTCACCCACTACCCGCTCACGCTGGTGCCCTACCTCGCCGACGGCGAGCTGCGCGTCGTGCTGGAGCACCGCGCCGACCTGCTGCCCAGCATCGACCCCGGCGAGCTCGGCGCCCGGCTGCTCCAGGTCCTGCGCGCCCTGCCCGACCACGCCGACGCCGACCCGGACACGCTCGACATCCTGCTGCCCGGCGAGAGCGCCGCGCTGCTCACGTCGGTGAAGGCAGCCGGGACGACCGGTGTGGCGGCCGGGACGCCCGGCGCGGTTGCCGCGGGGCGTGACGAGGCGCCGAGCGTCGCCGACCTGTTCTGGCGGCACGTCCAGGACACGCCGGCGGCGCTGGCCATGACCTGGTCCCTCGAGTCCGAGGCGTACGCGGACCTGGGCGGCGCCACCGTACCCGGCCGGCTGGGCTACGGCGAGCTCGGCGCCGCGGCCGCCCGGCTCGCGCATGAGCTGGTCGCGCGCGGCGTCGGCCAGGAGGACGCGGTCGTCATCGCGTTGCCGCGCGGCCCGCGCTTCGTCGTCGCCCTGCTGGCGGTGGTACTCGCCGGCGCCACGTCGGTCCCCGTCGAGTGGCCGGTGCCCGCGGCGCGGCTGGCCACGCTGGTCGACCGGACCTCGGCGGCGCTCGCGATCGCCGCCGCCGCCGAGCTGGCCGGCTGCGCCGTACCGGTCCTGAACCTGGACGACCCGAAGACGGCCGCGTCGGTGGCCGGACGGCCCGCTGAGCGGCCGGCCGTGCGCGTGTTGCCCGACCAGGCACTGTACACGATCTTCACGTCTGGTTCGACGGGCGAGCCCCGGGGCGTCGTGGGCACGCATCGGGGGATCGCCGCCCTGCTCGCCGACCACCGCGACCGCGTGTACGAGCCGGCGGCCCGCCGGCTCGGCCGGCCGCTGCGGGTCGGCCACGCCTGGTCGATGAGCTTCGACGCGTCCTGGCAGCCAACGCTGGCGCTGCTGGCCGGGCACGCCATCCACGTGTTCGACGCGGACGAACAGCGCGACCCGGCCAGGCTCGTGGACGGCATCAGGCGCTTCGGCCTCGACATGATCGAGACGTCGCCGTCGATGTTCGGCCATCTGGCCCAGGCCGGTCTGCTGGAAGCCACGGCGGAGGGGGAGCGCTGCCCACTCGCGGTGCTCGGTCTCGGCGGCGACGCGGTCGGGCAGGACGTGTGGGACCGGCTGCGCGCGCTGCCGACCACCGCCGTCCACAACTTCTACGGGCCGACCGAGACGACGGTCGACGCGGCGTCGGCCGCGCTCGCCGAGACGGCCGAGCCGAGCATCGGGTACCCGGTCGCCGGCATGCGCGCCTACGTGCTCGACGCCCGGCTGCGGCTGGTCCCGGCGGGTGTGGCCGGCGAGCTCTACCTGGGCGGCGACCAGCTCACCAGGGGCTACCTTGGCCGGCCGGGGCACACCGCCGGTCGATTCGTCGCGGATCCCTTCCAGACCGGGGAACGGATGTACCGCACGGGCGACGTCGTGCGTCGCGCGGTGGCGGGCCGGCTCGAGTACCTGGGCCGCGGCGACGACCAGGTCAAGATCCGCGGCTACCGGGTGGAGCCGGCGGAGATCGAGGCGGCGGTGCGCGCGGTGCCCGGCGTGTCTACCGCCGTCGTCCGGGCGGTGGCGCGGGGCGCGGGCCAGGCCCTCGTCGCCTTCGTCGTCCCCGCCGGTGGCGTCCCCGCGCCGGCCGCGCCGACGCCGGCCGCGCTGCGCGCCCAGCTCGCGGACCGACTGCCGGCGCACCTGGTGCCCGCCCGGTTCGTGCTCGTCGACGCGCTGCCGATGACGTCCAACGGCAAGGTGGACGCCCGAGCTCTGGAGGCGCTCGCCGCCGGCGGCCCGGGCGGCGTGGGTGCGGGTGACGCCGAGGCAGCCGGGGCGCAGCCAGCCACCGCGACCGAACGCGCGCTGTGGGCGGTCGCGACCGAGCTGCTCGGCGCGGCTCCCGCCGGCGTCGGCGCGGACCTGGCGGACCTGGGGCTCGACAGCATCTCGACGATCGCGCTGGTGAGCAGGGCGCGGGCCGGCGGGATCGTGCTCACGCCGCGGCTGGTGGCGGTCAGCCGCGGTATCCGCGAGCTGGCCGAGGCCGCCGACGCCCTGGCGGCCCGGACGGCGGCCGGCGGGGCGGGCGGGCCGGCAGGGCCCGCGGACGAAGGGCTGGGCACGGTGCCGGCGCTGCCGATCGCGCGGTGGCTGCTCGAACTGCGGTCCTTCCGCCGCTTCACACAGACGCAGCTGCTGGCGGTGCCGCCGGGCACCGGGACGGCGGGCGTCGAGACGGCCCTGCAGATGCTGCTCGACCGCCACCCGATGTTGCGCGCCGCGCTGGCGCCCGCCGGGGACGCCCTGGTGACCCATCCGGTCGGGGCGGTCAAGGCGGCCGACGTACTGCGGGTCGTGCCCGGCGACGCGCCGTCCGCGCTCGGCGCCGAGGCCCGGGCCACCATCGACCGGGTCGACCCCGCCCGCGGGCGGATGCTGGCCGCGCTGTACCTGCCGGACGCCGACCTGCTCCAGCTGTCCGTGCACCATCTGGCCGTCGACGCGGTGTCCTGGGCGATCATGCTGCGGGCGCTGGCCCGGCCGAGCGAGGCGACCGGTGAGCTGACCAGCTACCGACGCTTCGGCGAGCTGGCGCGCGGGCGCGCCGGCGCCGACGAGGTCGCCCAGCAGGTGCCCTACTGGGCGGCGGAGCTCGCCGGGGCCGACCAGCCGCTGGGCTCGCGGCGCACGGACCCCGCCAGCGACCGCGCGGCGAGCCTGCGGGTCGCGACGTTCGCGGCCTCGCCGGAGACGACCGCGGCCCTGGTCGACGCGGTGAGCCGCGAGGTCGGCCTGCGCGAGTTGCTGCTCACCGCGCTGGGCTGGGCGGTCCGCCGCTGGCGCCCCGCGCTGCCGGACGTGGTCGTCGACCTGGAGTCCCACGGCCGGCACGACCACCTCGTCGTGGCGGCCGGTGACGAGGGGGTAGGAGCCGCCGGACCCGGCGCCGCCGACGTCGACGATGTCGACACGTCGGCGACGGTGGGCTGGTTCACCAGCGTCTTCCCGTTCCGGGTGCCGGCGGTGCCCGAGGCTGACGGCACGCCCGAGCCCGACGGCGCGCGGGGGAGCGGGGGAGCCGAGGAGCCGGCGGCCGACGAGTGCGCGGCGCTGTGGCGGGCCGCCGAGGCGACCGCGCGGCGCCTCGCGGCGGTGCCGAACCAGGGGTTCGACTTCGGTCTCGCCCAGAGCCTCCGCGAGGACCCGCGGCTGCGGACGGCGGCGGTTCCCCCGATCGAGTTCAACTACCTCGGTCGCTTCGACCAGCAGCCGGCGGACGCCGGCGGCTGGGCGGCCGTGACCGACCGCGCGCTGCACGACCTGCTGCCGGCCGACCCGGAGCCGGACCTGCCGCTGCGCTACGACCTGGAGGTCATCTGCGCCGTCGGCTCGGTCGGGGGCCCCGGGTCGCCCGCGTCGCTGGTGACGACGCTGCGCGCGAACGGCAACGTCCTGGCCGCGGCCGACCTCGACGCCCTCGGCGGGCACCTGCTCGACGCGGTCACGCTGCTGGCCGGCTCCACGCGGCACTGGTAG